One region of Rana temporaria chromosome 11, aRanTem1.1, whole genome shotgun sequence genomic DNA includes:
- the LOC120916851 gene encoding DNA topoisomerase 1-like: MTINLTEVDEKVGGRKTFHLCRTLEWLLQGSPMVDPPPMVDPPPMVDPPPMVDPSYLDRLLPKKKIKKEPKEEKVGEPKEAKVGKPKKTKEEREAAIALKVKKKEEEEAARWRWWEEEKYEDGVKWRFLEHKGPVFAPLYEPLPPHVKFYYDGKKSLSTILAF; the protein is encoded by the exons ATGACCATTAACCTGACCGAAGTTGATGAGAAGGTGGGTGGGAGGAAAACTTTCCATCTCTGCAGAACTCTGGAATGGCTGCTCCAAGGTTCACCCATGGTGGATCCTCCTCCCATGGTGGATCCTCCTCCCATGGTGGATCCTCCTCCCATGGTGGACCCTTCTTATCTTGACCGCCTTCTTCCT aaaaagaaaataaagaaggaACCAAAAGAAGAGAAAGTGGGGGAACCAAAAGAAGCGAAAGTTGGTAAACCAAAGAAAACCAAGGAAGAGAGGGAAGCGGCCATTGCTCTTAAAGTgaagaagaaagaggaggaagaggctGCTCGCTGGCGGTG gtgGGAAGAGGAGAAATACGAAGATGGGGTTAAATGGCGATTTCTGGAACACAAGGGTCCTGTATTCGCTCCACTCTACGAACCACTACCCCCGCATGTCAAGTTCTACTATGACGGTAAGAAGTCTTTGTCAACTATATTGGCATTTTAG
- the LOC120916850 gene encoding nucleolar protein 58-like — MTQETATADQDVFWDTSENVKQEKKKPSRKSEGKTAKEKKNEEKPEHENRKEKAKKGDNEKKEKTDNKEEPKKRKEKKSKASKKSQSAPQKEDELSGVVGVKMELEDEDFTSVEKPGKKGKKRAMEEAEDTRSKKKKKIKIEDDKEEPGKEKPDEKV, encoded by the exons ATGACACAAGAGACGGCGACAGCAGATCAGGACGTCTTCTGGGACACTTCTGAGAACGTCAaacaggagaagaagaagccTTCAAGGAAGTCAGAGGGGAAGACCGCCAAAGAGAAGAAGAATGAAGAGAAACCGGAACATGAAAACCGAAAGGAAAAAGCCAAGAAAGGCGacaatgagaaaaaagagaaaacggACAACAAAGAGGAaccaaagaaaaggaaggaaaagaagagCAAG GCAAGCAAGAAGTCCCAATCTGCACCCCAAAAGGAGGATGAGCTCTCTGG TGTTGTCGGTGTTAAAATGGAGCTTGAAGATGAAGATTTTACATCTGTAGAGAAGCCGGGGAAAAAAGGGAAGAAGAGAGCGATGGAAGAAGCTGAAGACACTAG gtcgaagaagaagaagaaaataaaGATCGAGGATGATAAAGAGGAGCCGGGGAAGGAGAAGCCGGATGAAAAGGTTTGA